A genomic stretch from Aedes albopictus strain Foshan chromosome 2, AalbF5, whole genome shotgun sequence includes:
- the LOC109414279 gene encoding uncharacterized protein LOC109414279 isoform X1, whose translation MAFNDYAFTGSINFRLTCLAVFVTALLVTLPGSSQAAINDNEAQQIDGKIVNQGGGSEQKADGSRSSILDNIFNIPIQTLKAVNDLVQSIAGNLQAAGSGSYFRSKNDLNRNINVNIDDDDKDKKDKH comes from the exons ATGGCTTTCAACGATTAT GCTTTCACCGGCTCGATTAATTTCCGTCTGACGTGTTTGGCGGTCTTTGTCACAGCGCTGTTGGTCACCCTTCCCGGATCGTCGCAGGCCGCAATAAACGATAATGAAGCG CAGCAAATAGACGGGAAAATTGTTAACCAAGGCGGTGGATCCGAACAGAAGGCGGATGGATCCCGTTCCAGCATCTTGGACAACATCTTCAAC ATTCCGATTCAAACGTTGAAGGCAGTGAATGATTTGGTGCAGAGTATCGCCGGTAACCTCCAAGCGGCCGGTTCTGGTAGCTATTTTCGCAGCAAGAACGATCTCAACAGGAACATCAACGTCAACATCGACGACGATGACAAAGACAAAAAAGACAAGCATTGA
- the LOC109414279 gene encoding uncharacterized protein LOC109414279 isoform X2: protein MAFNDYAFTGSINFRLTCLAVFVTALLVTLPGSSQAAINDNEAQIDGKIVNQGGGSEQKADGSRSSILDNIFNIPIQTLKAVNDLVQSIAGNLQAAGSGSYFRSKNDLNRNINVNIDDDDKDKKDKH, encoded by the exons ATGGCTTTCAACGATTAT GCTTTCACCGGCTCGATTAATTTCCGTCTGACGTGTTTGGCGGTCTTTGTCACAGCGCTGTTGGTCACCCTTCCCGGATCGTCGCAGGCCGCAATAAACGATAATGAAGCG CAAATAGACGGGAAAATTGTTAACCAAGGCGGTGGATCCGAACAGAAGGCGGATGGATCCCGTTCCAGCATCTTGGACAACATCTTCAAC ATTCCGATTCAAACGTTGAAGGCAGTGAATGATTTGGTGCAGAGTATCGCCGGTAACCTCCAAGCGGCCGGTTCTGGTAGCTATTTTCGCAGCAAGAACGATCTCAACAGGAACATCAACGTCAACATCGACGACGATGACAAAGACAAAAAAGACAAGCATTGA